In the Candidatus Binatia bacterium genome, one interval contains:
- a CDS encoding amidohydrolase, translating into MGRYGYYVIDADGHGGDLPNWWERLPTQFRDKWEERRERLRKHFANLPGVGVRATRGTAKVDSLERAGMTDPKARLEDMDLEGIDRTVMFPGGAGEEWAGLDRDFAIAVCQTLNDARAEFLKYNPERLMSVAKLPMIDPEAAAAELRRCVTQHGMVGMVTPQHIRDKNLDHPSFYPIWAEAERLGVAVCVHGGGQALDQIPIGVDRFSTRLETHAFTHPVGQMLAVMNFTVGGILHKFPNLRVAFLEANVGWLPFWLERLDEHWELTPEQAPLIDRKPSEYFLSGRCFIGCDPDESTIPAVVNALGEDVIVYASDYCHWDCRFPDTVKIIAERNDLSRSAKEKILSKNPARLYNLN; encoded by the coding sequence ATGGGTCGATACGGATACTATGTGATCGATGCTGATGGTCACGGCGGTGACTTACCGAATTGGTGGGAGCGCTTGCCGACGCAGTTTCGCGATAAGTGGGAAGAGCGGCGCGAGCGACTTCGGAAGCACTTTGCCAACCTCCCCGGAGTCGGTGTGCGGGCAACGCGGGGAACCGCCAAGGTTGACAGTCTTGAGCGCGCAGGCATGACCGATCCGAAGGCTCGTCTCGAAGATATGGATTTGGAAGGTATCGACCGCACCGTGATGTTCCCGGGTGGTGCTGGAGAGGAGTGGGCCGGACTCGATCGCGATTTCGCGATCGCCGTGTGTCAAACTCTAAACGATGCGCGCGCCGAGTTCCTGAAATACAACCCAGAGCGGTTGATGTCGGTGGCGAAGCTCCCAATGATCGATCCCGAGGCTGCTGCCGCAGAGCTCCGCCGCTGTGTCACGCAGCACGGCATGGTGGGCATGGTGACCCCTCAGCACATCCGCGACAAGAACCTCGACCATCCGAGCTTTTACCCCATTTGGGCCGAGGCTGAGCGGCTTGGAGTGGCGGTGTGTGTCCATGGGGGAGGCCAAGCCCTGGATCAAATCCCGATTGGGGTCGATCGGTTCTCGACCCGACTGGAAACTCACGCGTTCACGCACCCAGTGGGGCAAATGTTGGCGGTGATGAACTTCACCGTTGGCGGCATCTTGCACAAGTTTCCCAACTTGAGGGTAGCCTTCCTCGAGGCGAACGTTGGTTGGCTGCCGTTTTGGCTCGAACGGCTCGATGAACATTGGGAACTTACCCCGGAGCAGGCGCCGCTCATTGACCGCAAACCGAGCGAGTACTTCTTGTCGGGCCGCTGCTTCATCGGGTGTGACCCTGACGAGTCCACGATCCCGGCGGTGGTGAATGCTTTAGGGGAGGACGTTATCGTGTACGCCTCCGATTATTGCCACTGGGATTGCCGCTTCCCCGACACGGTAAAGATCATCGCAGAACGCAACGACTTGTCGCGCTCAGCGAAGGAGAAAATTCTGTCAAAGAATCCAGCCCGTCTGTACAACTTGAATTGA
- a CDS encoding cysteine hydrolase produces the protein MLPPLSTLLEPARSAVLVMECQRGILEPEEGRFRQLAELVERNGTVPAIRRLVEAARRARVPVVFLTASRRSDGAGSARNCPLLAAGAQTAPMIPGSTRHAMVAELEPKSDDFIVNRMHGVSPFHGTELDPLLRNLGVTTVVATGVSVNVGILGLVMEAVNHGYYVVVPREAVAGVPESYVEQVFQYTLRLLATVTKVDEVVRLWEQSTV, from the coding sequence ATGTTACCGCCTCTGTCGACTTTGCTCGAGCCAGCACGCAGCGCTGTACTGGTGATGGAGTGCCAGCGCGGAATCCTCGAACCCGAGGAAGGCCGCTTTCGTCAGTTGGCTGAGTTGGTGGAACGGAACGGTACGGTGCCAGCAATCCGCCGTTTAGTGGAAGCTGCGCGCCGAGCTCGGGTGCCTGTAGTTTTTTTGACCGCTTCGCGACGCAGCGACGGAGCTGGCTCAGCGCGTAACTGCCCTCTTCTAGCGGCAGGGGCGCAGACTGCCCCGATGATTCCGGGAAGCACTCGTCACGCAATGGTGGCTGAGCTCGAACCGAAAAGTGACGACTTCATTGTCAATCGGATGCATGGAGTCTCGCCGTTTCACGGAACAGAATTGGATCCACTTCTGCGGAACCTCGGGGTGACCACCGTCGTTGCCACAGGAGTGTCGGTTAACGTGGGCATCCTCGGCTTGGTGATGGAAGCCGTCAATCATGGGTACTACGTTGTTGTGCCCAGAGAAGCAGTCGCTGGAGTGCCCGAAAGTTACGTAGAGCAAGTATTTCAGTACACGTTACGCCTCCTCGCAACGGTGACGAAGGTCGACGAGGTCGTCCGACTGTGGGAGCAATCGACGGTGTGA
- a CDS encoding SDR family oxidoreductase has product MEGLRRFANKVAFVTGAASGIGRAIAERLAAEGAAVVMTDVASDGLAQAEDAIHKCGGQAFAVPCDVTDERSVQQAVTAAVDRFSGIDVLVNAAGIGRAVRFEDLAVEEWERILRVNLSGPFLVIRSALPFLLGRNGANIVNISSIAGLRGQAYNAAYCASKAGLLNFTRALALEFATRGLRANCVCPGGVKTPLVKNFVPDGTMEAHLIAYAMPPIPGAWGKPGDIAAAVAFLASDEARMINGAALVVDFGVLA; this is encoded by the coding sequence ATGGAGGGATTGCGGCGATTCGCGAACAAAGTTGCCTTTGTCACCGGAGCCGCCTCGGGTATCGGCCGCGCAATTGCTGAACGCTTGGCCGCGGAAGGTGCGGCAGTGGTCATGACGGATGTTGCCAGCGACGGTTTGGCCCAAGCGGAGGACGCAATTCACAAATGCGGTGGGCAAGCATTCGCCGTTCCCTGCGATGTGACGGACGAGCGGTCCGTACAACAGGCAGTCACTGCGGCGGTGGATCGGTTCTCGGGGATCGATGTGTTGGTGAATGCCGCGGGGATTGGCCGGGCTGTTCGATTCGAAGACCTGGCTGTCGAAGAATGGGAGCGGATCTTGCGCGTGAACTTGTCTGGGCCCTTTCTGGTGATTCGTTCTGCCCTGCCCTTTCTCCTTGGGCGCAACGGTGCCAACATCGTGAACATCTCTTCGATTGCCGGGTTACGGGGACAAGCGTACAACGCCGCGTACTGTGCATCGAAGGCTGGTTTGCTGAATTTCACCCGCGCTCTAGCCCTGGAGTTCGCAACAAGGGGATTGCGTGCCAATTGTGTCTGCCCGGGCGGTGTGAAGACTCCATTGGTGAAAAACTTCGTACCGGACGGAACGATGGAGGCCCACCTGATTGCCTATGCCATGCCGCCGATTCCAGGGGCCTGGGGTAAGCCCGGGGACATCGCCGCCGCGGTGGCGTTTTTGGCGAGCGACGAAGCACGAATGATCAACGGAGCTGCACTTGTTGTGGACTTCGGCGTGCTGGCTTGA
- a CDS encoding AMP-binding protein produces MGVELITELIARRAREQGAQTFIYHEGQRCSYAEFHALTNRFANALLALGIDKGDRVTLAMGNSVEYLVAAFGILKAGAVLHPVNPALGSRELSYLLQHAEPKLVVTNSETVEKIPRGELQVPAGLRWVSFGGGPDVLALDRLLAEASGETVPVELLPDDSSTLLYTSGTTGHPKGVLFRHSSTGAAGQHFVHVLGIQRDDTVLAVTPLFHGNAWGAVVTALQAGAAVAFPKMFSASQFWPLVHEVGATVLYTLGTILAILLAQPSSELERTSRLRVILGLGSAPLREQIRLRFGVTQVVECFGSTDAGVVTIEPPGSSPRPGSCGPPVPGVQIRIVDDEGRELSPRQTGEIVVRSPHCLAEYFRDPEQTRAALRDGWFFTGDLGYLDEDGWLYFVDRKRDVIRRGGENVSSAYVEKILREHPAVAEVAVIGVPDPVLGQEIKAFVVPSREVTEEELRVFAAARLAKFQVPKYWEFRTSLPKTPTQRIEKYKLRAESGPGGPLIG; encoded by the coding sequence ATGGGAGTAGAGCTGATCACGGAATTGATTGCACGGCGTGCTCGCGAGCAAGGGGCACAGACGTTTATTTACCACGAGGGGCAGCGTTGCTCGTATGCTGAGTTCCACGCTTTGACGAACCGCTTCGCAAACGCGTTGCTCGCGTTGGGTATCGACAAGGGAGACCGAGTCACCCTGGCCATGGGTAATTCAGTGGAGTACCTCGTGGCCGCGTTTGGGATTTTGAAAGCTGGTGCCGTGCTCCACCCGGTCAACCCAGCGCTCGGGAGCCGTGAGCTCTCCTACTTATTGCAGCATGCCGAGCCGAAACTGGTGGTGACGAATTCCGAAACTGTGGAGAAAATCCCGCGAGGGGAATTGCAAGTGCCAGCAGGATTGCGTTGGGTGAGCTTTGGCGGCGGTCCAGATGTGCTCGCACTCGACCGCTTGCTCGCCGAGGCCTCTGGAGAGACTGTTCCTGTAGAACTTTTGCCCGATGATTCTTCTACCTTGTTGTATACATCCGGCACCACGGGTCACCCGAAGGGTGTGCTTTTTCGCCACAGCAGCACCGGAGCAGCCGGCCAGCATTTCGTTCATGTTCTCGGCATTCAGCGCGATGACACGGTGCTCGCTGTAACTCCTCTGTTTCACGGGAACGCCTGGGGCGCGGTGGTGACCGCTTTGCAGGCGGGCGCGGCTGTAGCGTTTCCGAAGATGTTTTCGGCCTCGCAGTTTTGGCCGCTCGTCCACGAGGTGGGGGCTACCGTCCTTTATACGCTCGGCACGATCTTGGCCATTTTGCTCGCTCAACCGTCAAGCGAGTTGGAGCGCACAAGCCGGCTGCGGGTGATCTTAGGCCTAGGTAGTGCCCCTTTGCGCGAGCAGATTCGACTGCGCTTTGGCGTAACCCAAGTGGTGGAGTGCTTTGGATCGACGGACGCCGGCGTGGTGACCATTGAGCCTCCTGGCTCCTCGCCGCGCCCTGGCTCGTGTGGGCCGCCTGTGCCGGGCGTCCAAATCCGCATCGTGGACGACGAGGGTCGAGAGTTATCCCCACGCCAGACGGGGGAAATTGTTGTGCGTTCGCCGCACTGTCTTGCAGAGTATTTCCGGGATCCCGAGCAAACTCGCGCCGCGCTGCGCGACGGTTGGTTTTTCACTGGCGACTTGGGATATTTGGACGAAGATGGGTGGCTCTACTTTGTGGATCGCAAGCGCGACGTCATTCGCCGTGGCGGCGAAAACGTCTCCAGCGCTTACGTTGAGAAGATCCTACGCGAGCACCCAGCAGTGGCCGAAGTAGCCGTAATCGGCGTGCCGGACCCAGTGCTAGGCCAGGAAATCAAGGCTTTTGTGGTGCCTTCTCGGGAAGTGACCGAAGAAGAACTCCGCGTCTTCGCTGCAGCCCGGTTGGCGAAGTTCCAGGTGCCGAAGTACTGGGAGTTTCGCACATCCTTGCCGAAAACGCCGACGCAGAGAATCGAAAAGTATAAACTGCGCGCCGAAAGTGGTCCTGGGGGACCGCTGATTGGTTGA
- a CDS encoding acyl-CoA synthetase, translating to MGFTLPEIHDGIAARVPDREAIVTAERRLLWSEFTRRSRQLAWVFHQAGLGCHRPRAELAPWESGQDHVGIYLYNCPEYLETMAAAFRARVAPFNVNYRYVDQELLHLFRDAHARAIVYHAAFAPRLARLLPHLPEVRLLLQVNDGSGEPLLPGARDYEDALEAAPDDPLPLQPHPDDLYIVYTGGTTGAPKGVLWRQEDIFFAALGGRIPGGTPVTSLEELFERVPYGAFMRMLPAPPFMHGAGHWTAFMILHQGGTVVLPKEVRHLDPDDIWQTVEREQVFSLSIVGDAFAIPLLDQLQRKDYNLSSLRVIGSGGALLSPSVKAALLERLPDVTVVDGFGSSETGAQGAAAAASASDVGARFRMDPDTVLLDELRQRVLQPNEREVGWIARRGYVPLGYLGDREKTERTFVTIEGVRYAVPGDRARYEEDGSIVVLGRDSVCINTGGEKVYAEEVEQVLKRHPSVYDVVVVGTPSERWGQQVTAVVGLRPGMQATAEELREFAAKDLARYKLPRAVVFVETVVRSPTGKPDYRWAREVAIQRLGSQD from the coding sequence ATGGGCTTTACCCTGCCTGAGATTCACGACGGGATTGCGGCGCGGGTGCCGGATCGTGAGGCGATCGTAACTGCCGAGCGGCGTTTGCTCTGGTCGGAATTTACCCGCCGCTCGCGACAACTCGCCTGGGTCTTTCACCAGGCAGGTCTGGGCTGCCATCGGCCAAGGGCGGAGCTCGCTCCCTGGGAGTCCGGGCAGGATCACGTAGGAATTTACCTGTACAATTGCCCCGAGTATCTCGAAACCATGGCCGCCGCCTTTCGCGCTCGTGTTGCTCCGTTCAACGTGAATTACCGTTACGTCGACCAGGAGCTACTCCATCTCTTTCGCGACGCACACGCGCGCGCCATCGTGTACCATGCAGCGTTCGCGCCCCGACTGGCTCGTCTGCTTCCTCACTTGCCCGAAGTGCGGCTTTTGCTCCAAGTGAATGATGGCAGTGGCGAACCCTTGTTGCCAGGCGCGCGCGATTACGAAGATGCGTTGGAGGCGGCGCCCGATGATCCCCTCCCTCTCCAGCCGCATCCCGATGACCTTTACATCGTCTACACCGGCGGTACGACGGGTGCGCCAAAAGGGGTACTGTGGCGGCAAGAAGATATTTTCTTTGCAGCACTGGGTGGACGAATTCCGGGCGGAACGCCGGTGACGTCGCTTGAGGAGCTCTTCGAGCGCGTTCCTTACGGGGCGTTTATGCGCATGTTGCCTGCACCACCCTTCATGCACGGTGCCGGGCATTGGACGGCGTTTATGATCCTTCATCAAGGAGGAACGGTGGTGTTGCCGAAAGAGGTCAGGCACCTGGACCCGGACGATATCTGGCAGACAGTGGAGCGAGAGCAGGTCTTCTCGCTTTCGATCGTTGGCGACGCCTTTGCAATTCCGTTGTTGGATCAGTTGCAGCGCAAGGACTACAATTTGTCATCGCTCCGCGTCATCGGTTCTGGGGGCGCCTTGCTCTCTCCTTCCGTCAAGGCGGCGCTGTTGGAACGGTTACCTGATGTCACCGTAGTGGATGGCTTTGGCTCGTCAGAAACCGGAGCTCAAGGTGCAGCAGCGGCAGCGAGCGCGAGCGATGTCGGAGCGCGGTTCCGGATGGATCCGGACACGGTGCTGCTCGATGAGCTGCGCCAGCGTGTGCTTCAGCCGAACGAACGGGAAGTAGGGTGGATTGCACGACGAGGGTATGTGCCGTTGGGTTACCTTGGCGATCGCGAGAAGACCGAACGAACCTTCGTCACCATTGAGGGAGTTCGGTACGCCGTTCCGGGCGACCGGGCTCGCTACGAGGAGGATGGTTCGATCGTCGTCCTTGGGCGGGACTCAGTGTGTATCAACACCGGTGGTGAGAAGGTGTACGCGGAAGAAGTGGAACAAGTACTGAAACGCCACCCTAGTGTCTACGACGTGGTGGTGGTGGGAACCCCGAGTGAACGTTGGGGACAGCAGGTCACGGCCGTGGTCGGGTTGCGGCCTGGGATGCAAGCGACTGCGGAGGAGCTGCGCGAATTTGCCGCGAAGGATTTGGCTAGATACAAACTGCCGCGTGCTGTGGTTTTTGTAGAAACCGTCGTCCGCAGTCCGACTGGCAAGCCAGATTACCGGTGGGCTCGCGAGGTGGCCATACAGCGGCTGGGTTCACAGGATTGA
- a CDS encoding OmpA family protein, translating into MRKFLAGAVAVVFVLGGCAAYERAPRTVKGAGIGAAAGAATGAAVGAIVGGGKGAGQGAAIGAVLGAIGGGLIGNYLDQQAKEMQAILAEQDRLRREQERLDVALSTDILFASGSATLQPGARDKIRQLAAVLNRYPRTYIQVIGHTDSRGSEESNLELSRRRAQAVAEELVSAGVSASRITTFGRGASSPVATNDTPEGRAMNRRVEIVIQPDEGLRREHEQGGAYEDPR; encoded by the coding sequence ATGAGGAAGTTTCTCGCTGGCGCGGTTGCGGTCGTGTTCGTGCTTGGCGGGTGCGCGGCGTACGAAAGGGCACCGCGTACTGTTAAGGGTGCAGGAATCGGCGCGGCGGCTGGTGCAGCAACGGGGGCCGCGGTTGGAGCGATTGTTGGCGGCGGCAAAGGTGCAGGACAAGGTGCCGCCATCGGAGCCGTTTTAGGAGCAATCGGTGGTGGTTTGATCGGGAACTACCTGGATCAACAAGCGAAGGAGATGCAGGCCATTCTCGCCGAGCAGGACCGGCTACGACGTGAGCAAGAGCGCCTCGATGTTGCCCTCTCGACCGACATTTTGTTCGCCTCGGGCAGCGCAACGTTGCAACCAGGCGCGCGGGACAAAATTCGCCAGCTTGCGGCTGTGCTCAATCGCTACCCCCGCACGTACATCCAGGTGATTGGGCACACCGATAGCCGTGGTTCCGAGGAGTCCAATCTCGAACTTTCGCGGCGCCGTGCTCAGGCTGTAGCTGAGGAATTGGTCTCGGCGGGCGTTTCCGCTTCGCGGATTACCACGTTCGGCCGGGGTGCCTCGAGTCCCGTGGCAACGAACGATACCCCTGAGGGGCGGGCGATGAACCGCCGCGTGGAAATTGTCATTCAACCTGATGAGGGGCTTCGTCGCGAGCATGAGCAAGGCGGAGCGTACGAAGATCCTCGCTAA
- a CDS encoding acyl--CoA ligase, which yields MGQQPVEVRTLADLPRAWRVRWGSAIAVGEARERCTFEELDGRAECWARALRHSGIEPGARVALWGGNSVSWLTRAFGVWKAGCTLIPLSTFATARELGEILASAQADILLADRYLRNRDLAQLLSELAFPHRLKRVVVNAAGDLRGVEDESEFLRSYGKVSSAESTLARPEDVAMILYTSGTTGKPKGVRLQHRAVLSTVRATAARGGLRPGDSVVSSLPLFWVAGLCIRALPTLASGSALVVMPTFEVNELLEILQHWRPTGLHLRPPQVSALLSHPGFRPELVRTVVRGGGRTEWFGPYLARARLITGYGMTEMSGYVTAVSWRDPASVRSTSIGRLLPRTQVRIVSEDGRECRPGSVGEIRVRGPGMFESYEGQPRGVGIDPQGFFCTGDLGYRDDNGQLHFVGRSKDLLRCKGINVSPVEVESVLAQHPTVEAAYVVGLPPDGFDQQLVALVVSRDGRDHEALWREWCEKALSSYKRPTAFILLRRDEVPFGPTSKPLRDRLAALASARLRREGPSG from the coding sequence GTGGGTCAGCAGCCTGTAGAGGTCAGGACTCTCGCCGATTTGCCCCGTGCGTGGCGGGTCCGATGGGGCTCGGCCATTGCCGTTGGCGAGGCTCGAGAACGATGCACCTTCGAAGAGCTCGACGGTCGTGCGGAATGTTGGGCTAGGGCGTTGCGGCACAGCGGCATCGAGCCCGGAGCCCGCGTTGCCCTATGGGGCGGAAATAGTGTGTCATGGCTCACGCGTGCGTTTGGGGTGTGGAAGGCAGGTTGTACGCTGATCCCGCTTTCCACGTTCGCGACGGCTCGAGAGCTCGGTGAGATTTTAGCGAGTGCCCAAGCCGACATTCTCCTAGCCGACCGCTATTTGAGGAACCGCGACTTGGCGCAGCTCTTATCGGAGCTTGCATTTCCGCATCGTCTGAAGCGAGTGGTGGTCAACGCCGCTGGCGACCTTCGGGGTGTGGAGGACGAAAGCGAGTTTTTGCGCTCTTACGGCAAGGTCTCTTCGGCCGAGAGCACCCTCGCTCGCCCGGAGGACGTCGCCATGATTCTTTATACCTCTGGGACCACGGGCAAGCCGAAGGGGGTCCGCTTGCAGCATCGTGCCGTTTTGAGCACGGTTCGTGCGACGGCGGCACGCGGCGGCCTTCGGCCTGGAGACTCTGTGGTGTCGAGCCTCCCACTGTTTTGGGTTGCCGGGCTTTGCATTCGCGCCTTGCCCACTTTGGCTAGCGGAAGTGCCCTCGTGGTCATGCCGACCTTTGAAGTCAACGAGCTTTTGGAAATCCTTCAGCATTGGCGCCCAACGGGCCTACATTTGCGCCCCCCACAAGTCAGCGCCCTACTCTCCCACCCGGGCTTCCGGCCCGAGCTGGTGCGCACAGTTGTTCGAGGCGGAGGTCGCACTGAGTGGTTCGGCCCGTACCTTGCACGCGCACGTTTGATCACTGGATACGGCATGACTGAAATGTCGGGATACGTTACCGCGGTGAGTTGGCGGGATCCTGCGTCCGTGCGATCCACGAGCATAGGAAGACTGCTTCCGAGGACGCAAGTGCGCATCGTGAGTGAGGATGGCCGCGAATGTCGGCCGGGAAGCGTTGGCGAAATCCGGGTGCGAGGTCCGGGCATGTTTGAATCGTACGAAGGCCAACCTCGCGGAGTCGGCATCGATCCCCAAGGCTTCTTTTGCACCGGTGACCTCGGCTATCGTGACGACAACGGGCAGCTGCATTTCGTCGGCCGCAGCAAAGACCTCCTGCGCTGTAAGGGCATCAACGTCTCTCCGGTGGAAGTGGAGAGCGTTCTGGCCCAACATCCAACGGTGGAGGCTGCATACGTCGTTGGTCTGCCGCCGGATGGGTTCGATCAACAGTTGGTCGCGCTCGTTGTCTCCCGGGACGGTCGAGACCACGAAGCGTTGTGGCGGGAGTGGTGTGAGAAAGCGCTGTCCTCTTACAAGCGGCCGACGGCTTTCATCCTCTTGCGACGCGACGAAGTGCCCTTTGGCCCTACGAGCAAGCCTTTGCGCGACCGACTTGCGGCGCTCGCAAGCGCCCGTTTGCGTCGGGAAGGTCCAAGTGGGTAA
- the orn gene encoding oligoribonuclease, which translates to MTTPRRDLLVWMDLEMTGLDPERDHILEIATLITDNDLQVIAEGPVLAIHHPETVFARMDEWNRDHHTKSGLLARCRASNVTTHEAEQKTLAFVRTYCEPRTAPLCGNSVWQDRRFLARYMRELEHFLHYRIIDVSTVKELVRRWYPGGPPPPEKRKVHLASSDIRESIDELRFYREQYFREPHPRPASGSGGSGDPLAR; encoded by the coding sequence GTGACCACACCACGCCGCGACCTGCTCGTTTGGATGGACCTCGAAATGACTGGCCTCGATCCCGAGCGGGACCACATACTGGAGATCGCAACCCTGATTACCGACAACGACCTCCAGGTCATCGCCGAAGGACCCGTGCTTGCCATTCACCATCCAGAAACGGTGTTCGCCCGTATGGACGAGTGGAACCGTGATCACCACACAAAATCCGGCTTGCTTGCCCGTTGCCGCGCCTCGAACGTCACCACCCACGAGGCCGAACAAAAGACTCTCGCCTTCGTGCGCACTTATTGTGAACCGCGCACCGCGCCACTGTGCGGCAACTCGGTGTGGCAGGATCGGCGTTTTCTTGCCCGCTACATGCGGGAGCTGGAGCATTTTCTCCACTACCGCATCATCGATGTGAGCACGGTGAAGGAGTTGGTGCGGCGCTGGTATCCCGGTGGTCCGCCACCACCAGAGAAGCGCAAAGTACACCTCGCCTCGAGTGACATTCGCGAGTCAATCGACGAACTCCGCTTCTACCGGGAGCAGTACTTTCGCGAGCCTCACCCTCGACCCGCTTCGGGCAGCGGTGGCTCGGGCGACCCCTTAGCTCGGTGA